The Flavobacterium piscisymbiosum genome includes a region encoding these proteins:
- a CDS encoding DUF2225 domain-containing protein: MKNLILIVAIILMGQNFANAHTCQNETVKCPIDGKNVTFCVTMSMTTFGSFKDFQKQGAIGDHYEELINTCPKCHFSGYIDDFKEKISEEEKIKIKEYLTKFDNTKIDDAKQCLIAGEIKELQKKPNREIAFCYVTGSYLLRSNDKQVEFRKELQSKAKDNLISALDKNEYEDKSAIANINYLIAEMERRTGSFDEAIKRYDLAINDSNKQDWVEEVAKEQKELAVKKDENNTI; the protein is encoded by the coding sequence TTAATGGGACAAAATTTTGCAAATGCGCATACTTGTCAAAATGAAACTGTAAAATGTCCAATTGATGGAAAAAACGTAACATTTTGTGTAACAATGAGTATGACAACTTTTGGTTCTTTTAAAGATTTTCAAAAGCAAGGTGCAATTGGAGATCATTACGAAGAACTAATAAATACTTGTCCGAAATGTCATTTTTCGGGTTATATTGATGATTTCAAAGAAAAAATAAGCGAAGAAGAAAAAATCAAGATTAAAGAATATCTAACAAAATTTGATAACACGAAAATTGATGACGCAAAACAATGTTTGATTGCAGGCGAAATTAAAGAATTGCAAAAGAAACCAAATAGAGAAATTGCCTTTTGCTATGTTACAGGTTCGTACTTATTACGTAGCAATGATAAACAAGTTGAATTTAGAAAAGAACTCCAATCAAAAGCTAAAGATAATTTGATTTCTGCTTTAGATAAAAATGAATATGAAGACAAATCGGCAATTGCAAACATTAATTATTTAATTGCTGAAATGGAAAGAAGAACCGGAAGCTTTGATGAAGCAATAAAACGTTATGATTTAGCAATTAACGATTCAAATAAACAAGATTGGGTCGAAGAAGTTGCTAAGGAGCAAAAAGAATTAGCAGTAAAGAAAGATGAAAACAATACGATATAA
- a CDS encoding TonB-dependent receptor: MKLKIVLLFIFSSTFLMAQNAISGKINDEYGNPLAGVNIQLLGTQINAKTNTAGFYQIENLVNGRYTIEVSSDGYISKKHTIVLENSLNTSVTIALEKVDKTSRDAEKLNDVVVKGISEKQKKEQTAQAVSVIEMREAKFKTADLGEVLAQTQGISVRRSGGLGSRTNFSMNGLTGNQIRFFLDGIPLEYHGYTFGITTVPVNLIDRAEVYKGVVPIEFGADALGGAINLITPKIKSGFSGSFSGQAGSFGTYRTSLVLNNYNEKTGFFVKGSGFYDSSQNNYKVDVDVPDDIGKIKKVTVPRFHDAYKGYGIQLTTGVKDRSWAKELSLEGFYTDYTKEIQHNQLMVGIPYGEVMTYRKSAGAVLTYRNDFGENFLLDVISGYNYRERQFIDISDFVYNWYGERIPGSEGNVKGEISESNGPSETYTWNNDVFSRLKASWKINNQYALSFVSAPTYSKQSGDDRLINGYDPASAIRDLFTWVNGVDFKINAFNERLEDVLFVKNYWQKVNSEEKITSNNTVAIEETNKNYFGFGNGFRFKFNEQFSTRLTYEYATRLPQTDELFGDGQFIQGNLNLKPERSHNFNFELFLKSKANYQSSSWQLQSNVFLRKIKDQILFVPSVDRNNIYQNVFAATSKGLEVSGSWTSKNERLSFNANSTYQHFYNDSDEGIFAAYKGDRIPNQPYFFANGAVNYSFRNIIGKEDKLSLFLDTRYVYEFYRSWESASVNAFVIPSQQIFDFGTTYHNNLKGMKYAITAEIQNFSNEKNYDFFGVQKPGRSFNIKLVTQF; this comes from the coding sequence ATGAAGCTTAAAATAGTATTGCTCTTTATATTCTCGTCGACATTTTTAATGGCACAAAACGCAATTTCCGGTAAAATCAATGATGAATACGGAAACCCCTTAGCAGGAGTTAACATTCAGCTTTTAGGTACCCAAATAAATGCAAAAACAAATACTGCCGGATTTTATCAGATAGAAAATCTGGTAAATGGCAGGTATACAATCGAAGTGAGTTCAGATGGGTATATTTCGAAAAAGCATACTATTGTTTTAGAAAATTCTCTAAATACTTCGGTTACTATAGCCTTGGAAAAAGTTGATAAAACATCAAGAGATGCAGAAAAATTAAATGATGTAGTTGTAAAAGGTATATCCGAAAAACAAAAAAAAGAGCAAACAGCACAAGCAGTTTCAGTAATAGAAATGCGCGAAGCGAAGTTTAAAACTGCCGATTTGGGCGAGGTTCTTGCCCAGACGCAAGGCATAAGTGTAAGACGAAGTGGTGGTTTGGGTTCAAGGACCAATTTTTCGATGAATGGACTGACAGGAAATCAAATTCGGTTTTTCTTAGATGGGATTCCCTTAGAATATCACGGTTATACATTCGGAATCACAACGGTTCCGGTCAATTTAATTGATCGTGCCGAAGTTTATAAAGGAGTAGTGCCTATTGAATTTGGAGCAGATGCTCTTGGTGGCGCCATAAATTTAATCACTCCCAAAATAAAATCAGGTTTTAGTGGATCTTTTTCAGGTCAGGCAGGATCTTTTGGGACATACAGAACATCGCTTGTACTTAATAATTACAATGAGAAGACTGGTTTTTTTGTAAAAGGAAGCGGATTTTATGATTCCTCACAAAACAATTATAAGGTAGATGTTGATGTTCCAGACGATATTGGTAAAATTAAAAAAGTAACAGTACCTCGATTTCATGATGCCTACAAAGGTTACGGGATCCAGCTAACTACAGGTGTTAAAGACAGAAGCTGGGCAAAAGAATTGAGTCTAGAAGGATTTTATACAGATTATACGAAAGAAATTCAGCATAATCAGTTGATGGTTGGAATTCCTTATGGCGAGGTCATGACCTATCGAAAATCGGCTGGTGCTGTACTTACCTATCGTAATGATTTTGGAGAAAATTTTTTACTGGATGTTATTTCAGGCTACAATTACAGGGAACGCCAATTTATAGATATATCTGATTTTGTCTACAATTGGTACGGAGAACGTATTCCGGGTTCTGAAGGGAATGTTAAAGGTGAAATTTCAGAATCTAATGGGCCAAGTGAGACTTATACATGGAATAACGATGTTTTTTCACGTTTGAAAGCTTCATGGAAAATCAATAATCAATATGCATTGAGTTTTGTTTCGGCACCTACTTACTCAAAACAAAGCGGAGACGACAGACTTATTAATGGTTATGATCCGGCCAGCGCCATAAGAGATTTGTTTACATGGGTAAATGGTGTAGATTTTAAAATAAATGCGTTTAATGAGCGATTAGAGGATGTTCTTTTTGTTAAAAATTATTGGCAAAAAGTCAATTCAGAAGAAAAAATAACGTCTAATAACACAGTCGCAATAGAAGAAACAAACAAAAACTATTTTGGTTTTGGAAATGGATTTCGTTTTAAATTTAACGAACAATTTTCTACCAGATTAACCTACGAATATGCGACCCGCCTGCCTCAGACAGACGAGTTATTTGGAGACGGCCAATTTATACAGGGTAATCTCAATTTAAAACCCGAACGCAGTCATAACTTTAATTTCGAACTTTTTTTAAAGTCAAAAGCAAATTACCAGAGTAGTAGCTGGCAGCTTCAAAGCAATGTTTTTTTAAGAAAGATAAAAGATCAAATCTTATTTGTACCAAGTGTCGATCGCAACAATATTTATCAGAATGTATTTGCAGCCACCTCTAAAGGACTTGAAGTTTCAGGAAGCTGGACTTCTAAAAATGAAAGGCTTTCATTTAACGCAAACAGCACTTATCAGCACTTTTATAATGACTCAGACGAAGGAATATTTGCAGCTTATAAAGGGGACAGAATACCCAATCAACCCTATTTTTTTGCTAATGGTGCAGTCAATTATTCTTTCCGAAATATAATAGGCAAGGAAGATAAATTATCTCTTTTTCTTGATACAAGATACGTTTATGAATTTTACCGAAGCTGGGAAAGCGCTTCTGTAAATGCATTTGTTATTCCAAGTCAGCAAATTTTTGATTTTGGAACTACGTATCATAATAATTTAAAGGGAATGAAATATGCCATAACAGCAGAAATACAAAATTTTAGCAATGAAAAAAACTATGATTTTTTTGGTGTGCAAAAACCGGGAAGATCATTTAATATCAAATTAGTAACACAATTTTAA